Proteins from a single region of Butyrivibrio fibrisolvens:
- a CDS encoding carbohydrate ABC transporter permease, protein MKKYMGNKLAIFLFVLPALAIFIAFDFIPIIQVFAYSFTNWNGLTTPNFTGLQNYFDLFTDRVFTTSNRNQLIFAIVITVYQMLFATVFAITISDKKMKGRKFLRVAYFIPVILSVTVVCQLWSAILSGDGLLNQFVRLFGSDFKQNWLGDRYKAIYVIAFVNAWQWMGYQFALIVAGIKSIPSDYYEAARIDGCSNVLAHRKITIPLLAETYKFCLIISLTGGIKAFTEMNILTGGGPNKSTFTLTYMMYNAAFKKSDYGYGLAAASVMVLECMMVMLLINFIFRDKDQKKEEEKARRKRSA, encoded by the coding sequence ATGAAAAAATACATGGGAAATAAGCTGGCAATTTTCCTTTTTGTCTTACCGGCACTTGCTATTTTTATTGCTTTTGATTTTATTCCGATCATCCAGGTTTTTGCTTATAGTTTTACTAACTGGAATGGTCTCACAACACCGAACTTTACAGGACTTCAGAATTATTTTGACCTGTTCACAGATAGAGTTTTTACAACATCTAACAGAAATCAGCTTATATTTGCTATAGTCATCACAGTTTATCAGATGCTCTTTGCAACTGTATTCGCTATCACTATTTCTGATAAGAAGATGAAAGGTAGGAAATTCCTCAGAGTAGCATACTTTATACCGGTTATCTTATCAGTAACTGTTGTATGTCAGCTCTGGAGCGCTATTCTTTCAGGCGATGGTCTTTTGAATCAGTTCGTAAGACTGTTTGGGTCTGATTTTAAGCAGAACTGGCTTGGTGACAGATATAAGGCTATCTATGTTATCGCATTTGTAAATGCATGGCAGTGGATGGGATATCAGTTTGCACTTATCGTTGCAGGTATCAAGTCAATTCCATCTGACTATTATGAAGCAGCAAGAATTGACGGATGTTCCAATGTACTTGCTCATCGTAAGATCACGATCCCGCTTCTTGCAGAGACTTACAAGTTCTGTCTCATCATTTCACTTACAGGTGGTATCAAGGCCTTTACTGAAATGAACATTTTGACAGGCGGTGGTCCTAACAAATCCACATTTACTCTTACTTACATGATGTACAACGCAGCATTCAAGAAGTCTGACTATGGATATGGTCTTGCGGCTGCATCAGTAATGGTTCTTGAGTGTATGATGGTAATGCTTCTTATCAATTTTATTTTCAGAGATAAGGATCAAAAGAAGGAAGAAGAGAAAGCAAGGAGGAAACGAAGTGCGTAA
- a CDS encoding sensor histidine kinase, with the protein MTLKDMEKVTSNKGVARNMSIKYKIAFITLLVALIPMVVLSSLMLFFYNRAIMQRADKQIEENIRIMSDRLSSVLQNGELCSNNLTIEFGNYYNDKSLKQVTRDSKVTSQLSQSLLIYNGISSIVFIDCYGRFFSSDPGFLNKSDEIINSDFVAALKDEGGKTLMMPVDDNPFDKEDKEVITMGKHVLNIVSGTHLGYLFINMDKDYLIESSQSEISYYFLFDTNSDIVIQSNIVDPIFTDEELMDSLLETGKKRISYNKESYLLAREEIDPYKWTVVGITNLNKFNVTGSDLWFILLTTGSFTAVLLLVSVWFSANFVTRPLKVLHDGAEEIAEGDMSVRFRFKTRDEIGRLGRIFNYMTQRNLELLQQVEDEADKKREYELALIQEQVKPHFLYNTLDIIIMLIEMNRSKEASRVTHKLASYYKNSLSGSDEIVSVEREIQIIRDYLDLQTMRYGDKFSYEIDVDEKAYNSQIPKMTLQPLVENAIYHGVKNKSSSGKILVRGRIITCAEAGIEQDGDNLIVELSVIDDGVGMAEDELAKLNALLSEEDAFDSDEKKALEEARITDHDKTKGGSHFGLYSVAKRIRLYFGKSYGAKIESAEGKGTTVKVYVPHGA; encoded by the coding sequence ATGACATTGAAGGACATGGAGAAGGTTACCTCTAATAAAGGCGTAGCCAGAAACATGTCCATTAAATACAAGATAGCTTTTATCACTCTTTTGGTAGCACTGATCCCTATGGTGGTACTTTCTTCTCTTATGCTCTTTTTCTATAACAGAGCCATTATGCAGAGGGCTGACAAGCAGATAGAAGAGAATATCAGGATCATGTCGGACAGATTGTCATCGGTTCTTCAAAATGGTGAGCTTTGTTCTAATAACCTTACTATCGAATTTGGTAATTACTATAATGACAAGTCTTTGAAGCAGGTAACAAGAGACAGCAAGGTTACAAGTCAGTTATCGCAGTCTCTACTGATTTACAACGGCATTTCCTCGATAGTATTTATTGACTGTTACGGAAGATTTTTTTCTTCAGATCCTGGTTTTCTAAACAAAAGTGATGAGATCATAAATTCTGATTTTGTTGCAGCTCTTAAGGATGAGGGTGGCAAGACTCTGATGATGCCTGTAGATGACAATCCTTTTGACAAGGAGGATAAAGAAGTCATCACTATGGGTAAGCATGTTCTTAATATCGTGTCAGGAACTCATCTTGGATATCTTTTTATAAATATGGATAAGGATTATCTGATCGAGTCATCTCAAAGTGAGATCAGTTACTATTTCCTTTTCGATACAAACAGTGACATTGTGATCCAGTCTAATATCGTAGATCCAATCTTCACGGATGAAGAGCTTATGGACAGCCTTTTGGAGACTGGCAAAAAGCGCATCAGCTACAATAAAGAATCTTATCTGCTTGCAAGAGAAGAGATAGATCCTTACAAGTGGACTGTTGTTGGCATTACTAATCTTAATAAGTTTAATGTTACGGGTAGTGATCTGTGGTTTATCCTTCTTACGACAGGCTCTTTTACGGCAGTTCTGCTTCTTGTATCTGTATGGTTTTCTGCGAACTTTGTAACAAGGCCTTTAAAAGTCCTTCACGACGGGGCTGAAGAGATCGCAGAAGGAGATATGAGCGTAAGGTTCAGGTTTAAGACAAGGGATGAGATAGGCCGGCTTGGCAGAATCTTTAACTATATGACACAGCGTAATTTAGAGCTTTTGCAGCAGGTCGAGGATGAAGCCGATAAGAAAAGAGAGTACGAGCTTGCCCTTATTCAGGAGCAGGTTAAGCCTCACTTTTTGTATAACACACTAGATATCATCATTATGCTCATCGAGATGAACAGGAGTAAAGAAGCTTCAAGGGTAACTCATAAGCTTGCAAGTTATTATAAGAACTCTCTTTCAGGTTCTGATGAGATAGTGTCTGTAGAAAGAGAGATTCAGATCATACGAGACTACCTTGATCTTCAGACTATGCGTTACGGCGACAAGTTCAGCTATGAGATAGATGTTGATGAGAAGGCTTATAATTCGCAGATTCCAAAGATGACTCTGCAGCCGCTTGTTGAGAATGCTATATACCATGGGGTAAAAAATAAATCATCATCCGGAAAGATACTGGTCAGAGGAAGAATTATCACCTGCGCTGAAGCTGGGATAGAACAGGATGGAGATAACCTTATCGTTGAGCTAAGCGTTATCGATGACGGTGTAGGAATGGCAGAAGATGAACTAGCAAAGCTCAATGCTCTTCTTTCGGAAGAAGACGCTTTTGACAGTGATGAAAAGAAGGCTTTAGAGGAAGCTAGAATCACAGACCATGATAAGACTAAGGGTGGTAGCCACTTTGGACTTTATAGTGTGGCTAAAAGGATAAGGCTTTATTTTGGTAAGAGTTATGGCGCTAAGATAGAGAGCGCAGAAGGTAAAGGAACGACGGTGAAGGTGTACGTTCCACATGGGGCATGA
- a CDS encoding sugar ABC transporter ATP-binding protein yields the protein MKNITKKFGSVTALNGVNLEVYPGEIRGLIGENGSGKSTISSIAAGMQKATSGQMLYEGKAWEPESMIDALNKGIGMVVQESGTITGITVAENIFLAEMKKFKKGLLVDRKRLYEEADRALSNIGITSISGRDMMDSLSFQERKLVEIAKVILKKPKILVIDETSTALSHDGRQIMYGIMKKMKKEGGSVLFISHDLEEIMEVCDTLTVLRDGNLIRTFAKEEFDEELIRTSMIGREIEGDYYRPDFSCSFLDEEAIVVKNLCFRDKLKDVSLTLHCGEILGIGGLADCGMHELGEAIFGALKPESGAVISPRGRQIKSPHNAMTDKIGYVSKDRDRKSLCLEASIKDNIAIAGMNIFKSGAGLITRSAERKYVDAQIDALRIKCSGRDQAVAQLSGGNKQKVVFGKWIGCDSRILILDCPTRGVDIGVKQAMYQLMSQLKSEGKAILMISEELPELIGMSDRVLIMKNGEITGEFQRSKDLSESDIIGCMI from the coding sequence ATGAAAAACATAACAAAAAAATTCGGAAGTGTGACTGCTCTAAACGGAGTAAACCTTGAGGTTTACCCTGGAGAGATAAGAGGTCTCATAGGTGAGAACGGTTCGGGCAAATCCACCATATCATCCATCGCGGCGGGAATGCAGAAGGCAACCTCGGGACAGATGTTGTATGAAGGAAAGGCCTGGGAGCCCGAGAGCATGATCGATGCACTGAATAAAGGTATAGGAATGGTGGTCCAGGAGAGCGGAACAATAACGGGGATCACCGTTGCGGAAAATATATTTTTGGCAGAGATGAAGAAGTTTAAAAAGGGCCTTCTTGTGGATAGAAAAAGACTCTACGAGGAAGCGGACAGAGCCCTTTCCAATATAGGAATAACCTCCATTTCCGGAAGGGATATGATGGACAGCCTTTCCTTCCAGGAGAGGAAGCTGGTGGAAATCGCAAAGGTCATACTTAAAAAGCCGAAGATCCTGGTGATAGATGAAACCAGCACGGCACTATCTCATGACGGAAGACAGATCATGTACGGCATCATGAAAAAGATGAAAAAAGAGGGCGGTTCAGTACTTTTTATCTCCCATGATCTGGAGGAAATAATGGAGGTCTGCGACACCCTGACAGTCCTAAGGGACGGGAATCTTATAAGAACTTTCGCTAAAGAGGAATTTGATGAAGAACTTATAAGGACCAGCATGATAGGAAGAGAGATAGAGGGCGATTACTACAGACCGGACTTTAGCTGCAGCTTCCTTGATGAAGAAGCCATTGTGGTAAAGAATCTGTGCTTTAGGGACAAACTTAAGGACGTGTCCCTGACACTTCACTGCGGAGAGATCCTGGGAATCGGAGGACTTGCGGACTGCGGGATGCATGAGCTTGGAGAGGCTATATTCGGAGCGCTTAAACCCGAGAGCGGAGCTGTCATATCCCCAAGAGGAAGGCAGATAAAGTCTCCCCACAACGCAATGACTGACAAGATAGGCTATGTATCCAAGGACAGAGACAGAAAATCCCTGTGCCTTGAGGCCAGCATCAAGGACAATATCGCGATTGCGGGAATGAACATATTCAAATCCGGGGCGGGACTTATAACCAGGTCCGCGGAAAGAAAATATGTAGACGCGCAGATAGATGCCCTGAGGATCAAATGTTCGGGAAGAGATCAGGCAGTAGCCCAGCTCTCCGGCGGCAACAAGCAAAAGGTAGTCTTTGGAAAATGGATAGGTTGCGACAGTAGGATCCTGATACTGGATTGCCCCACGAGAGGTGTGGACATCGGTGTCAAGCAGGCAATGTATCAGCTTATGTCACAGCTTAAGAGCGAAGGGAAGGCCATTCTCATGATAAGTGAAGAGCTTCCTGAACTCATCGGGATGAGCGACAGGGTTCTTATCATGAAGAACGGTGAAATAACAGGAGAATTTCAGCGGAGTAAAGATCTGTCCGAGAGCGACATCATAGGATGCATGATCTAG
- a CDS encoding carbohydrate ABC transporter permease, with product MRKDSNNKALHYIFVAFCWIYAAFSLYPLIWMLFYSFKTNQEIFVTNPFGFPWPLHYENYITAWTKYNVPLYFLNSLLVSIGTVTITIFCALLFSYATSRMVWKLKTFTRLFLGLGMFIPVQAIMIPVVKIVQSFGLMGTRWSLIFPYIAINLAFACMVYYGFFKGIPMELEEAACMDGANIYQTFFLIIEPLVRPATVTLVIYIFLNAWNEFILANVVVGSIPELKTLPLGVLFFQGEFTTDWGGMGATMVIASFPAIIVYSIFSEQVESAMTIGGAVKG from the coding sequence GTGCGTAAAGATAGTAATAATAAGGCACTGCATTACATATTTGTGGCATTTTGCTGGATTTATGCAGCGTTTTCACTTTATCCACTTATCTGGATGTTATTTTATTCATTTAAGACCAATCAGGAAATCTTTGTAACCAATCCATTTGGTTTTCCATGGCCGCTTCACTATGAGAACTACATTACAGCATGGACCAAGTACAATGTACCTTTGTATTTCCTGAACAGTTTACTTGTATCAATTGGAACAGTTACTATCACAATTTTCTGCGCTCTGCTGTTTTCATATGCTACAAGCAGAATGGTATGGAAGCTTAAGACATTTACAAGACTCTTCCTTGGTCTTGGAATGTTTATCCCGGTTCAGGCGATCATGATCCCTGTTGTTAAGATAGTTCAGAGCTTTGGACTTATGGGAACAAGATGGTCACTGATATTCCCTTATATAGCTATAAACCTCGCCTTTGCATGTATGGTATATTATGGATTCTTTAAGGGAATCCCGATGGAGCTTGAAGAAGCTGCATGTATGGATGGAGCTAATATATATCAGACCTTCTTTTTGATAATCGAGCCTCTTGTAAGACCGGCTACAGTTACACTTGTTATCTACATTTTCCTTAATGCATGGAATGAATTCATCCTTGCAAATGTAGTAGTAGGAAGCATTCCGGAACTTAAGACACTTCCTCTTGGAGTACTGTTCTTCCAGGGCGAGTTCACAACAGACTGGGGCGGAATGGGAGCAACAATGGTTATCGCTTCATTCCCTGCGATCATTGTGTACTCTATTTTCTCAGAGCAGGTTGAGAGCGCTATGACAATCGGCGGAGCTGTTAAAGGATAA
- a CDS encoding response regulator: protein MIRIMIVDDMPIFLEYLRGCIDWNSYGFEICCEAHDGREALEKIEQFYPDVVLTDITMPYVNGLELAEKVTRDYPEISVILITGNNEFEYARKAVKLGVCDYIVKPFEKEELILSLLKLQDNIGKAVESTEIKNEEHYDDLRALIYAGVPDVESENKFEEKVFGGSRQGSGYLLALLRFDVSTYAAMDTESREQLMNWEKLIAKMLSDKLEIQGEFKIFHDFENNIVVLMRFDHASELDSYKGYEFTDIIQIVKNQLGIGSAIALSKADRLIDVKKAYEKALVYLGGKAFGQLYDIRNNNDEVAYSSLDAIIRLNKDLETLQSEDAENAINILWERLTGAKAISDTEIRISDMNLLTSAISILMTNIISKGFSIEKIYGDGFSPEKYMADAKSTQEMKDRVVFLYKKRIDFERGKKESKTHDIATAAREYIEANYADSELAIADISEKLCVNQTYLRKMFKSEMDMTLTEYITQYRMQKAKALLTSTDEKLSSIAESVGYKDVSYFSNVFKKYYGVSPRSMSREM, encoded by the coding sequence ATGATACGAATAATGATAGTTGACGATATGCCTATTTTTCTGGAGTATCTTAGGGGGTGTATCGACTGGAATTCATATGGATTTGAAATATGCTGTGAGGCTCATGATGGTAGAGAAGCGCTTGAGAAGATAGAGCAGTTCTACCCTGATGTGGTGCTTACTGATATAACTATGCCCTATGTTAACGGGCTCGAGCTTGCAGAGAAGGTGACAAGGGACTATCCGGAGATATCTGTAATCCTTATCACCGGCAACAACGAATTTGAATATGCAAGGAAAGCAGTAAAGCTGGGAGTCTGTGACTATATAGTCAAACCCTTTGAAAAAGAAGAGCTGATCCTTAGCCTTCTTAAATTACAGGATAATATCGGGAAAGCTGTGGAAAGCACTGAGATAAAGAACGAGGAGCACTATGATGATCTTCGTGCTTTGATCTATGCAGGCGTTCCTGATGTGGAATCAGAGAATAAATTTGAAGAGAAGGTCTTTGGCGGCAGCAGGCAGGGTAGCGGATATCTTCTGGCTCTTCTTCGTTTTGACGTATCAACATATGCCGCTATGGACACAGAAAGCAGAGAACAGCTGATGAACTGGGAGAAGCTCATCGCCAAAATGCTGTCTGATAAGCTTGAGATACAGGGCGAATTCAAGATATTCCATGATTTTGAAAATAATATCGTTGTGCTAATGAGATTTGATCATGCCTCTGAGCTTGATTCTTACAAAGGATATGAGTTTACTGATATCATTCAGATAGTAAAAAATCAGCTTGGAATAGGTAGCGCTATAGCCCTGTCCAAAGCTGACAGACTTATTGATGTCAAAAAAGCTTATGAAAAGGCTCTTGTATATCTTGGAGGTAAGGCTTTCGGCCAGCTTTATGATATTAGAAACAATAATGATGAAGTTGCCTATTCATCACTTGATGCCATCATAAGACTTAACAAAGACCTTGAAACACTTCAGTCAGAAGATGCTGAGAATGCCATTAATATACTCTGGGAGAGACTTACTGGAGCTAAGGCGATAAGTGATACAGAGATAAGGATCTCTGATATGAACCTTCTGACCAGCGCCATAAGTATACTTATGACTAACATTATCAGTAAAGGATTTTCTATAGAAAAGATATACGGGGACGGCTTTTCTCCAGAAAAGTACATGGCTGATGCCAAGAGCACTCAGGAGATGAAGGACAGAGTTGTCTTTTTATACAAGAAGAGAATTGACTTTGAAAGAGGCAAAAAAGAGTCAAAGACCCATGATATCGCCACAGCTGCAAGAGAGTACATTGAAGCCAACTACGCTGACAGCGAGCTTGCTATCGCGGATATATCTGAGAAGCTATGCGTTAACCAGACATATCTTCGCAAGATGTTCAAAAGTGAAATGGATATGACACTTACAGAGTATATTACTCAGTACAGGATGCAGAAGGCGAAAGCTCTTTTGACAAGTACAGATGAGAAACTCTCGTCTATAGCGGAAAGCGTTGGATATAAGGATGTAAGTTATTTCTCCAATGTATTCAAAAAGTATTATGGGGTGTCACCTAGGAGTATGAGCAGGGAGATGTGA
- a CDS encoding TldD/PmbA family protein, protein MKAKFSPYLTKIAPGLKDLIARLGNSYDYVSVLATDSVGFRMSASQKVKSISGNTLSVERGNVVRVYKDGLYSEYAFNLFDVSKADEQAEKIKKVLDSQLAVLKATNSKVYNTDKLADEPHELFAEMETTDLPEDADLDELIKKLKSISDRGKALSDEIIDCSVSAESNHICKMFLSANRDLRQSYVYSCAHVFMVGTRDGKTDQAFIGISDREGPAIFEQLEDLPEKCYEDLAANLGAEHVIPGEYDVITTPEVSGLIAHEAFGHGVEMDMFVKKRALGQEYIGKRVGSDLVTMHEGALVCKDASSYAFDDEGTLAGDVIEIDKGILKTGVCDALAALRLGTVATGNGKRENFEHKVYTRMTNTMFDSGTSTKEEMIASIKKGYLLSGFFSGMEDPKHWGIQCIIARGHEIIDGKLTGKVVAPVVLTGYVPDLLGSISMASTDYESFGSGMCGKGHKEWVKTVDGGPYLKCRARLG, encoded by the coding sequence ATGAAGGCTAAGTTTTCACCTTATTTAACTAAGATCGCACCAGGCCTAAAAGATCTCATAGCCAGACTTGGCAATAGCTATGATTATGTCAGCGTACTTGCTACTGATTCTGTGGGCTTTAGGATGAGTGCATCACAGAAGGTAAAGAGCATCAGCGGAAATACACTTTCAGTTGAGAGAGGAAATGTTGTAAGAGTTTATAAGGACGGACTTTACAGCGAGTACGCTTTTAACTTATTTGATGTAAGTAAAGCCGACGAACAGGCAGAAAAGATCAAGAAAGTACTTGATAGCCAGCTCGCAGTATTAAAGGCTACAAATTCTAAGGTCTATAACACAGATAAGCTCGCGGATGAACCTCATGAGCTTTTTGCAGAGATGGAGACAACTGATCTTCCTGAGGATGCAGATCTGGATGAACTTATCAAGAAGCTCAAGAGCATAAGTGACAGAGGAAAAGCACTTTCTGATGAGATCATAGATTGCTCCGTATCAGCAGAGTCTAATCATATCTGCAAGATGTTCCTTTCAGCAAACAGGGACCTTCGCCAGAGCTATGTTTACTCATGCGCTCATGTATTTATGGTAGGTACTAGAGATGGCAAGACAGATCAGGCGTTTATTGGAATTTCAGATAGAGAAGGCCCTGCAATTTTTGAACAGCTTGAAGATCTTCCTGAGAAGTGTTACGAAGATCTTGCTGCCAATCTTGGAGCAGAGCATGTTATCCCGGGAGAGTATGATGTCATCACAACTCCAGAGGTTTCAGGACTTATCGCACACGAAGCTTTCGGGCACGGCGTTGAGATGGATATGTTTGTTAAAAAGAGAGCTCTTGGACAGGAATACATTGGAAAGCGTGTAGGTTCTGACCTTGTAACAATGCATGAGGGCGCCCTTGTTTGTAAGGATGCTTCAAGCTATGCATTTGATGATGAGGGAACTCTTGCAGGAGACGTAATTGAGATCGATAAGGGAATCCTTAAGACTGGTGTCTGCGATGCCCTTGCAGCTCTTCGTCTTGGAACAGTAGCTACTGGTAATGGTAAAAGAGAAAACTTCGAGCATAAAGTATATACCAGAATGACAAATACTATGTTTGACAGCGGCACAAGTACTAAGGAAGAGATGATCGCTTCTATCAAGAAGGGATATCTTCTGTCCGGATTCTTTTCTGGTATGGAGGATCCTAAGCATTGGGGAATTCAGTGCATTATCGCAAGAGGCCATGAGATCATTGATGGCAAGCTTACAGGTAAGGTTGTAGCTCCTGTAGTACTGACAGGCTATGTACCGGATCTTCTCGGTTCCATAAGCATGGCAAGTACAGATTATGAGTCTTTTGGTTCCGGTATGTGCGGTAAGGGACACAAGGAATGGGTCAAGACTGTTGATGGCGGCCCATATCTTAAGTGCAGAGCAAGACTTGGATAA
- a CDS encoding metallopeptidase TldD-related protein, with protein MTDKIIELLKASGADAWAVTDTVTEGWEFYFIKHQLDQNRVRDVEHINVEVYKKIGDGQFLGKASEEIAPTASVEEAKKTIDQLCERATFAPNPYYELNKEKVQVESKSYDPQQMAKDFIEALQQVPETSGEDINSYEIFAECNKRRFVNSEGIDVTVTYPKSMVEVVVNARNDEHEIELYRMYKAGTCDKEYLVKDISKTLKFGKDRLSTKPTPKLEKTTVVFSTGDTYELFKWAAMNMHAAYKYMGYSKFETGKEILPDVTGDKITLKAVKELPNSSYNIAIDSEGAMVHDMYLIRDNVAENYWGSCQFRYYLGVKDSYEVCNFAAEGGSSTEAELRCGKYLEPVEFSDFSVDPITGEIAGEIRLAYLHDGDSVVAVSGGSVSGNLNELMKNVKFSKELKQYNNVVVPSVVKLENVTIAGAE; from the coding sequence ATGACAGACAAGATAATAGAATTATTAAAAGCGTCCGGAGCTGATGCCTGGGCTGTTACAGATACAGTTACTGAGGGCTGGGAGTTCTATTTTATAAAGCACCAGCTTGACCAGAACAGAGTTCGTGACGTTGAGCATATAAATGTAGAAGTTTACAAAAAGATTGGCGATGGACAGTTCCTTGGAAAGGCTTCTGAGGAGATAGCTCCTACAGCTTCTGTGGAAGAAGCAAAGAAGACGATCGATCAGCTTTGCGAAAGAGCTACCTTTGCTCCTAATCCATATTATGAGCTTAATAAAGAAAAGGTTCAGGTAGAAAGCAAGTCTTATGACCCTCAGCAGATGGCTAAGGACTTCATTGAAGCCCTTCAGCAGGTTCCTGAAACAAGCGGCGAAGACATCAACTCCTATGAGATCTTTGCTGAGTGCAATAAGAGAAGATTTGTAAACTCAGAGGGCATCGATGTTACAGTAACTTACCCCAAGTCCATGGTTGAAGTTGTTGTAAATGCCAGAAATGATGAGCATGAGATCGAGCTCTATCGCATGTATAAGGCTGGAACCTGTGACAAGGAGTATCTGGTCAAAGATATATCAAAAACTCTTAAGTTCGGTAAGGATAGACTAAGTACCAAACCAACTCCAAAACTTGAGAAGACTACAGTTGTATTTTCAACAGGTGATACCTATGAGCTCTTTAAATGGGCAGCAATGAATATGCACGCAGCCTATAAATATATGGGTTATTCTAAGTTTGAAACAGGAAAAGAAATTTTGCCAGATGTAACCGGAGATAAGATTACTTTAAAGGCAGTAAAAGAGCTTCCGAACTCATCTTATAATATTGCAATAGATTCAGAAGGTGCTATGGTTCATGACATGTACCTTATTAGAGATAATGTGGCTGAAAATTATTGGGGCAGCTGCCAGTTCCGTTATTATCTTGGAGTTAAGGATTCATATGAAGTATGCAACTTTGCGGCAGAGGGCGGCAGCAGCACTGAAGCAGAGCTACGATGCGGCAAATACCTTGAGCCTGTTGAGTTTTCAGATTTCAGCGTTGATCCTATTACTGGAGAGATCGCTGGCGAGATAAGACTTGCATACCTTCACGATGGTGACAGTGTTGTAGCTGTAAGCGGCGGCTCAGTATCAGGTAACCTCAACGAGCTTATGAAAAATGTTAAGTTTTCTAAGGAACTCAAGCAGTACAACAACGTTGTTGTTCCTTCTGTAGTAAAGCTTGAAAACGTTACTATCGCAGGAGCAGAATAA
- a CDS encoding AraC family transcriptional regulator, protein MDHTAVRQHIYDITEVEKFYRDYYYARMGKDSLKAFLNGLDMKFVLDRHLLILEKPETIPEVFEDSFFFDLSNNDSIVVQKHERYSPAIEHSHTFFELSYVYDGKCSQTISGRTIEMRTGDFCVIPPGIKHSISVFDDTIVINIMLRRDTLHSMFYSFLNTPNILSSFFLNNIYAKKANDYIMFHTGSDEDIATSFIWMLTESLNRQEYHYQAITNTLLLDFYLIIRNYSESVQMPLFDSRIDVQRYALIQYIQENYKEVTLSDLSEKFHYSNEYTSRLIKELTGMTYTEILRTVRIERSQDLLANSTMSVATIAEAVGYDTTEHYIRQFKKHTKMTPSAYRKESASSRNR, encoded by the coding sequence ATGGATCATACAGCGGTAAGGCAGCACATATACGACATTACCGAAGTTGAGAAATTTTACAGAGACTACTATTATGCCAGGATGGGCAAAGACAGCCTGAAGGCTTTTCTTAATGGACTTGATATGAAGTTTGTTCTAGACAGACACCTTCTGATCCTGGAAAAGCCCGAGACAATACCAGAGGTATTCGAAGATTCCTTCTTTTTCGATCTGTCAAATAATGACAGTATAGTGGTACAAAAACACGAGAGGTATTCACCGGCCATTGAGCACAGTCATACCTTTTTTGAGCTGAGCTACGTCTATGACGGCAAGTGCTCCCAGACCATCTCCGGAAGAACCATAGAGATGCGTACGGGAGATTTTTGCGTTATTCCTCCCGGGATCAAACACTCCATCAGCGTGTTTGACGACACCATAGTCATAAACATAATGCTTAGAAGGGATACTTTACATTCCATGTTCTATTCCTTCCTGAACACCCCGAATATACTCAGTTCTTTTTTCCTGAATAATATATATGCCAAGAAAGCCAACGACTACATCATGTTCCACACAGGCTCCGATGAGGACATAGCCACTTCCTTTATCTGGATGCTGACAGAATCCCTCAACAGACAGGAGTACCACTACCAGGCCATCACAAATACCCTGCTTCTTGATTTTTATCTGATAATAAGGAACTACTCGGAATCCGTTCAGATGCCGTTGTTTGACAGCCGCATAGATGTACAGCGATATGCCCTTATCCAGTATATTCAGGAGAATTACAAGGAGGTAACTCTCTCGGACCTCTCCGAGAAATTCCATTATTCCAACGAGTACACCTCAAGACTGATAAAAGAGCTTACGGGAATGACCTACACCGAGATCCTCAGGACCGTGCGAATAGAGCGAAGTCAGGATCTTCTTGCAAACTCCACCATGAGTGTTGCCACCATAGCTGAAGCTGTTGGATATGACACCACGGAGCACTATATCCGTCAGTTTAAAAAGCACACAAAAATGACTCCTTCCGCTTATCGAAAGGAGTCTGCATCCAGTAGGAACAGGTAA